Proteins encoded together in one Chitinophaga sp. LS1 window:
- a CDS encoding group II intron maturase-specific domain-containing protein, whose amino-acid sequence MQQPLQGSPFSPIHSNIILDDLDKELERRGHCFVRFADDISLYLSSETAAKRVMQSITLYIEETLKLKVNKEKTRITNPFDSTLLGFSFYQVKRKWKTRISNKSISRVKSKCNEITGRSNGMSEESRIEKLMSLINGWVNYFKIAEGVKEKMLALDAHVRARLRTCSWKQWKHGKTRLRNLRQLGIKGPEAYYYAYSGKGYTHMARQRLVNMALSNSYYQKKGYVGFYETYQRIIGRQTSLF is encoded by the coding sequence GTGCAACAGCCACTTCAGGGCAGCCCTTTTAGTCCAATTCATTCAAACATCATTCTAGATGATCTGGACAAGGAATTGGAGAGAAGAGGCCATTGCTTCGTACGGTTCGCAGATGATATAAGTTTATACTTGTCCAGTGAAACGGCAGCTAAGCGAGTAATGCAAAGTATTACATTATACATTGAAGAAACGCTAAAACTGAAAGTGAACAAAGAAAAGACGAGGATCACGAATCCATTTGACAGTACGTTACTTGGATTTTCATTTTACCAGGTAAAAAGAAAATGGAAAACACGTATATCGAATAAAAGCATATCGCGTGTAAAATCCAAATGTAACGAGATTACCGGACGGAGTAATGGAATGTCAGAGGAAAGCCGAATAGAAAAACTAATGTCATTAATTAACGGATGGGTAAATTACTTTAAAATAGCAGAAGGCGTAAAAGAAAAGATGTTGGCTCTGGATGCCCATGTTCGAGCCAGACTTAGAACATGCTCATGGAAACAATGGAAGCATGGTAAAACTAGACTGAGAAATCTTCGGCAATTAGGTATAAAAGGCCCGGAAGCCTATTATTATGCATATAGTGGTAAAGGATACACTCATATGGCAAGGCAACGTCTGGTTAATATGGCATTATCAAATAGCTATTATCAAAAGAAAGGCTATGTAGGATTTTACGAAACATACCAGAGGATAATAGGGAGGCAAACATCTTTATTCTAA
- a CDS encoding reverse transcriptase domain-containing protein: MLETILDRRNLEKALRHVIANGGSAGIDGMQTDELRDYLNTSYQVLRHSILSGEYKPLPVKSVSIPKPNGGTRQLGIPCVKDRLIQQAISQWLSQFYEPIFSKSSYGFRPGRSAHQAVQAGLVHLHEGKEWVVELDLANFFDRVNHDRLISLLSRQVSDKRTLSLIRHYLNSGILTDGVFTQRTEGTLQWLLYNLNLKAQ, encoded by the coding sequence ATGCTGGAAACAATATTAGACAGACGCAATCTTGAGAAAGCCCTCCGGCATGTTATTGCCAATGGAGGAAGCGCTGGTATTGATGGTATGCAGACCGATGAACTTCGTGACTACCTCAATACCAGCTATCAGGTATTGCGTCATTCTATATTGTCGGGGGAATACAAGCCCCTGCCGGTAAAATCCGTATCCATTCCTAAACCCAATGGAGGCACCAGACAACTTGGTATCCCCTGTGTGAAAGACAGACTGATACAACAGGCCATCAGTCAATGGTTGAGTCAGTTCTACGAACCGATATTCTCCAAGTCAAGTTATGGTTTTCGTCCAGGCCGGAGTGCTCATCAGGCAGTTCAGGCAGGATTGGTCCATTTACATGAAGGCAAGGAATGGGTAGTAGAATTGGACCTGGCAAATTTCTTTGATCGTGTAAACCATGATCGTCTCATAAGTTTACTCTCCAGGCAGGTCAGTGATAAGCGGACCTTAAGTCTGATACGTCATTACCTGAACAGTGGTATTCTAACGGACGGGGTATTTACACAAAGAACAGAGGGTACGCTTCAGTGGCTGTTGTACAACCTTAATTTAAAGGCTCAATAA
- a CDS encoding IS5 family transposase, producing MIRYTPSKQLTLDGFSTPFSQQLSTSNRWVILAAKIPWDKLAEVYYKKMRADFGAPTLSARMVIGAVIIKHILNIDDREVVEQITENIYLQYFVGLSSFQQEAPFDASLMVSIRKRLGIEVMSRLNEIILQEAGLTKVNEEKVANTEGNSDQDENGGDRNNDCSQDHMNSVKEKPPEALSGTVMLDATVSEQQIEYPTDIKLLNEGRRQLEGMIERGCQAAELVMPRMYRKIARKQYLNIAKKKNKSKRDIRRGIRQQLQYVKRDLKYINWLIESDATFKETLKMKDWTLIQVIQEMYRQQAEMYKKREQKMSDRIVSIYQPHVRPMPRGKDRVSTEFGSKQLVMLKDGYTHIEKLSWDNYNEGGLLIASLETYKRLFGCYPERVLADQLFGTRENRRFMKEKGIRYVGKPLGRPSPESKQQKRLLQKEMPERNAIEGKFGQGKNAYGLGKIKARLKDTAESWVMSIYFVMNLLKLAAGSLLSALQIYYWLVTEGYLTIMVNSPDAQFIPRYMRRQKGEIARC from the coding sequence ATGATACGTTACACTCCTTCAAAACAGTTAACATTAGACGGATTTTCTACACCCTTCTCGCAGCAATTATCAACTAGCAATCGATGGGTTATACTGGCTGCAAAGATTCCGTGGGATAAACTGGCGGAGGTGTATTATAAAAAGATGCGGGCAGATTTTGGAGCTCCAACATTGAGTGCCAGGATGGTGATTGGTGCGGTGATCATCAAACATATACTGAACATAGATGATCGGGAGGTAGTAGAGCAAATCACGGAAAATATATATCTGCAATATTTTGTAGGCTTAAGCAGTTTTCAACAGGAGGCTCCCTTTGATGCATCGTTGATGGTAAGTATTAGAAAACGGTTAGGCATAGAAGTTATGTCCAGATTGAATGAGATTATTTTGCAGGAAGCGGGATTAACTAAAGTGAATGAAGAGAAGGTAGCGAATACCGAAGGAAATAGTGATCAGGATGAGAATGGAGGGGATAGAAATAACGATTGCTCGCAGGATCATATGAACAGTGTAAAAGAAAAGCCACCTGAAGCGCTATCAGGAACAGTGATGTTAGATGCGACTGTGTCAGAGCAACAGATCGAATATCCAACAGATATCAAATTACTGAATGAAGGACGCCGTCAATTGGAAGGGATGATAGAGCGGGGATGTCAGGCGGCGGAACTGGTAATGCCGCGGATGTATAGGAAGATAGCCAGGAAGCAATATCTGAATATTGCCAAAAAGAAAAACAAGAGCAAAAGAGATATACGCAGAGGTATCCGGCAGCAACTACAATATGTTAAGCGTGATTTAAAGTATATCAATTGGCTGATAGAATCAGATGCTACTTTTAAGGAGACGTTGAAAATGAAGGACTGGACCTTAATACAAGTGATTCAGGAAATGTATCGTCAGCAGGCAGAGATGTATAAGAAAAGAGAACAAAAAATGTCGGATAGGATTGTAAGTATCTATCAACCGCATGTACGTCCAATGCCTAGAGGTAAAGACCGTGTATCAACAGAGTTTGGGAGCAAGCAACTGGTGATGTTGAAAGATGGTTACACACATATAGAAAAGCTGAGTTGGGACAATTACAATGAAGGTGGATTGCTGATAGCCAGCCTGGAAACATATAAACGCTTGTTTGGTTGCTATCCTGAGCGTGTATTGGCAGATCAGTTGTTCGGCACACGTGAAAACAGACGATTCATGAAGGAAAAAGGGATCCGTTATGTTGGCAAGCCATTGGGTCGACCATCACCGGAGAGTAAGCAGCAAAAGCGATTATTACAAAAGGAGATGCCAGAACGAAATGCGATTGAAGGGAAGTTTGGACAAGGAAAAAATGCATATGGCCTGGGTAAGATCAAGGCCCGTCTAAAGGATACGGCTGAGAGTTGGGTGATGTCTATATACTTTGTCATGAATCTGCTTAAACTGGCAGCTGGTTCTTTGTTGTCAGCACTCCAAATCTATTACTGGCTGGTAACAGAGGGCTATTTGACCATAATGGTAAATAGCCCCGATGCACAATTTATACCCCGATATATGAGACGTCAGAAAGGGGAAATAGCCAGGTGTTAA
- a CDS encoding IS1182 family transposase encodes MQGKKSYQEKLFMQFSLSDHIPEDNFYRRLKSTLDFSYLYRSTSKYYGKEGQKSIDPIVFMKLMLVGYLENQVSDRRIIATSRMRLDILYFLGYDIDEELPWHSTLSRTRQLYGEDEFLILFKQVLKQCIDNGLVSGRRQAVDSVFVKANAAMSSMVERDILADAGIYAQELKAAEENMAGTPAVSKDEKIKNTQAVATVKATNKTHVSKSDPDAGMSVKPGKITKLNYLSQVSVDTASHVITNIQAFHADKGDSQCFKQVLDNTIKNLKKNGLTISEILADTAYSSGNVLEALAANNIEGYIPNPCGYRIEREGFIYEKEHDRYCCPQGAYLTLRRIRTDRGRPLKIYRSSVKDCRQCPLAKSCTGSTGIKSIEDSVSKALNDQMHQRMQSKKGRRMARLRGSTVEPVLGTLINFAGMKQVYTKGIKLANKCMIMASIAYNLKKLMKVMAHPRIKAPVLQQKSKQLLRFPFTSAKYSFIDSYTAQ; translated from the coding sequence ATGCAAGGAAAAAAAAGTTATCAGGAGAAACTATTCATGCAATTCAGTCTTTCTGATCATATACCGGAAGACAATTTCTACAGGCGGCTTAAAAGCACATTAGACTTTTCATATTTATATCGTTCTACCTCAAAGTATTATGGCAAAGAGGGTCAAAAAAGCATCGACCCTATAGTTTTCATGAAGTTAATGTTGGTAGGCTATCTTGAAAATCAGGTTAGTGATAGACGTATAATTGCTACTTCTCGTATGCGTTTGGACATACTTTATTTCCTGGGGTATGATATAGACGAGGAGCTTCCCTGGCATTCTACCCTTAGCCGTACCCGGCAGCTTTATGGAGAAGATGAATTTCTTATTTTGTTTAAACAGGTATTAAAACAATGCATAGATAATGGCTTGGTTTCAGGTAGAAGGCAGGCCGTAGATAGCGTATTCGTCAAAGCTAATGCTGCTATGTCCAGCATGGTTGAACGTGATATCTTGGCGGATGCCGGTATCTACGCGCAGGAGCTAAAAGCTGCTGAAGAAAATATGGCCGGTACTCCTGCTGTTTCAAAAGATGAAAAAATAAAAAACACACAGGCTGTCGCTACTGTCAAAGCTACCAACAAGACACATGTAAGTAAGTCTGATCCTGATGCAGGAATGTCGGTAAAACCAGGCAAGATCACCAAGCTAAATTATTTAAGCCAGGTAAGTGTGGATACAGCCAGCCATGTAATAACCAACATTCAGGCCTTCCATGCAGATAAAGGGGACAGTCAATGTTTTAAGCAGGTGTTAGATAATACTATTAAAAACCTGAAAAAAAATGGACTAACCATATCTGAAATCCTTGCAGACACTGCATATAGCAGTGGTAATGTTTTAGAGGCATTAGCTGCCAATAATATAGAAGGCTATATTCCCAATCCATGCGGATACAGAATAGAACGAGAGGGATTTATTTACGAAAAGGAACATGATAGATACTGCTGTCCACAAGGCGCTTATCTTACGCTAAGGCGTATCAGAACTGACAGAGGCAGACCCCTTAAAATATATAGAAGCAGTGTAAAGGATTGCAGGCAATGTCCTTTGGCAAAAAGTTGTACAGGTTCTACTGGGATCAAGAGTATAGAAGATTCAGTCAGTAAAGCGCTTAACGACCAGATGCACCAACGGATGCAATCCAAAAAAGGTAGAAGAATGGCAAGGCTTCGAGGTAGCACTGTAGAACCTGTGTTAGGTACGCTGATTAATTTTGCCGGGATGAAACAGGTTTATACTAAAGGAATTAAACTGGCAAACAAATGTATGATTATGGCCTCTATTGCTTATAACCTGAAAAAGTTAATGAAGGTTATGGCTCATCCCCGCATCAAAGCACCTGTTTTACAACAAAAAAGCAAGCAATTGCTCCGTTTTCCCTTTACTAGTGCGAAATACTCATTTATTGACTCATACACTGCTCAATAG